One Tunturibacter gelidoferens genomic region harbors:
- the polA gene encoding DNA polymerase I, whose translation MSNSANREKSATSSENKPPVYLLDSMAFIFRAYHAMQRQRPMSTRTGIPTAATYVFVNMINKLRKDFSPHYLAAIYDLSGPVFRDERAREMKSVKKFNIKTQQFEEIDYLGYKANRTEMPADLTQQLPFIRRALEAFRIPILSYEGFEADDVIGTLSCKLSALGHKVYVVSSDKDMMQLVNEDVFILNPTKDNLILDSAGVETALGVPPELVVDVMALRGDSIDNIPGAPGIGDKGSVELIQQFGTVEAALDRADEVKRKTYRESLQNNRDNILLSKELVTIHTGVPIDFELDDMLTQPSDNAACRELFSELEFTTLLKELAPSTANTPITYNLIPTSAQISELLADARSAGLSGEIKGLTLAVFEDARALAEEVCADVSTEEDAEPEPSPSKSMSLFATQEPEPLDQRRPAPSTVLQIGLTTSAASATVVSLQAPGLREALEDATLPKHVHDLKAVLRALEPHQITLAGVRDDVMLYSYLINSTHGSHILPDVTARFTDRALPHASKTPSDAEISNLLPEAANAVHRLSDILRSQIESAHLSHIYETMDLPLVPVLLRMEQAGVRIDSAVLGEMSTRLAVDMDNLADRIYTDSGHRFNINSPKQLGEVLFNKMLLPKPMKYGKGKVVSTAQDVLEELAEHHAVPALVLEYRQLAKLKSTYIDSLPQLTDAMGRVHTTFNQVGTATGRLSSTNPNLQNIPVRTALGREIRAAFIPAPGNVLMSADYSQIELRLMAHFSQDPLLLDAYRTGKDIHTLTASEVFGVDAATMDKETRARAKAVNFGIVYGISPFGLAAQLSIDQRTAKTYIETYFQRYKGVQRFIEETLETVRRDQSVKTYFGRIRPIPDIQSRNPNMRGFAERTAINTPLQGTAADLIKLAMLRIDQLIRDRRLRSQMTLQVHDELLFDVVPEEVEELQKLVKHEMEHVAEFSIPIVAEVGVGQNWRDMK comes from the coding sequence TAGCATGGCGTTCATCTTTCGCGCATACCACGCAATGCAGCGCCAGCGTCCAATGTCCACGAGGACTGGCATCCCTACTGCGGCGACCTATGTGTTCGTCAACATGATCAACAAGCTTCGCAAAGACTTTTCCCCTCACTACCTCGCAGCGATCTACGACCTCTCCGGTCCGGTCTTCCGCGATGAGCGTGCTCGCGAAATGAAGTCGGTCAAGAAGTTCAACATTAAGACTCAGCAGTTCGAAGAGATTGATTATCTCGGCTACAAAGCCAACCGAACTGAGATGCCGGCCGACCTTACACAACAGCTCCCCTTCATTCGCCGCGCCCTTGAGGCCTTTCGCATTCCGATTCTTAGTTACGAGGGATTCGAAGCGGACGACGTAATCGGAACGCTGTCTTGTAAGCTCTCAGCTCTGGGCCACAAGGTCTACGTTGTATCTTCCGACAAGGATATGATGCAGCTCGTCAACGAAGATGTATTCATTCTCAATCCAACGAAAGACAACCTGATTCTTGACAGTGCCGGAGTAGAAACTGCGCTCGGAGTCCCACCCGAACTTGTGGTTGACGTGATGGCCCTCCGCGGCGATTCCATCGATAACATTCCCGGTGCTCCAGGCATAGGCGATAAGGGATCCGTCGAGCTCATTCAGCAGTTCGGTACGGTCGAGGCCGCGCTCGACCGCGCCGATGAGGTAAAACGTAAAACGTATCGCGAATCGTTGCAAAACAATCGCGACAATATTCTCCTTTCAAAAGAACTCGTCACGATCCACACCGGCGTGCCTATCGACTTCGAGCTAGACGATATGCTTACCCAGCCCTCCGATAATGCTGCGTGTCGTGAACTCTTCTCGGAGCTCGAATTTACAACTTTGCTGAAGGAACTTGCTCCTTCTACCGCCAACACTCCGATCACATACAATCTGATACCGACATCAGCGCAAATAAGTGAATTGCTGGCAGACGCCCGCTCGGCCGGTCTTTCCGGAGAGATCAAGGGATTAACGTTAGCTGTCTTTGAAGACGCCCGTGCTCTCGCGGAAGAGGTCTGCGCGGACGTATCCACGGAAGAAGACGCTGAGCCCGAGCCATCGCCATCCAAGTCCATGTCCCTCTTCGCAACCCAAGAACCGGAACCACTGGACCAGCGAAGGCCAGCTCCCTCGACCGTCCTTCAGATTGGCCTAACCACGTCTGCTGCCTCTGCGACGGTCGTATCCCTTCAGGCGCCTGGCCTAAGAGAGGCGCTCGAAGACGCAACACTTCCCAAGCACGTTCATGATCTCAAAGCCGTCCTCCGTGCGCTCGAGCCTCATCAGATCACATTGGCTGGAGTCCGCGACGATGTCATGCTCTACAGCTATCTCATCAATTCGACGCACGGCTCTCACATTCTTCCTGACGTGACAGCCCGCTTTACCGACCGCGCCCTGCCCCATGCTTCGAAGACGCCTAGCGATGCCGAGATTTCCAATCTCCTGCCTGAAGCCGCCAACGCTGTCCATCGCCTCTCCGACATCCTTCGTAGCCAGATCGAATCCGCTCACCTCTCACATATTTACGAGACGATGGATCTTCCGCTGGTTCCTGTTCTCTTGAGGATGGAGCAGGCTGGTGTTCGGATCGACTCCGCTGTTCTGGGTGAGATGTCCACTCGACTCGCTGTTGATATGGATAATCTTGCCGATCGAATTTATACGGATTCGGGCCATCGGTTCAATATCAACTCGCCTAAACAACTCGGCGAAGTTCTCTTCAACAAGATGCTCCTTCCCAAGCCGATGAAGTATGGAAAGGGCAAAGTCGTTTCTACGGCTCAGGATGTGCTTGAGGAGCTTGCCGAACATCATGCTGTTCCTGCACTTGTTCTCGAATACCGCCAGCTCGCGAAGCTGAAATCCACTTACATCGACTCGCTTCCGCAGCTTACGGATGCTATGGGCCGTGTCCACACCACCTTCAACCAAGTTGGCACGGCGACTGGTCGCCTTTCCAGCACGAATCCGAATCTGCAGAACATTCCGGTCCGTACTGCACTTGGTCGCGAGATTCGCGCCGCATTTATTCCTGCTCCAGGTAATGTTCTGATGTCTGCGGACTACTCGCAGATCGAACTGCGCCTGATGGCCCATTTCTCACAAGACCCGTTATTACTCGATGCCTATAGAACAGGCAAAGACATTCACACGTTGACCGCAAGCGAGGTCTTCGGTGTCGACGCTGCCACCATGGATAAAGAGACTCGTGCTCGCGCCAAGGCTGTTAATTTCGGGATCGTATATGGCATCAGTCCGTTTGGACTCGCGGCGCAGCTGAGCATCGATCAAAGAACGGCCAAAACCTATATTGAGACCTATTTTCAGCGTTACAAAGGTGTCCAGCGCTTCATTGAGGAGACGCTCGAGACAGTGCGCCGAGATCAGTCTGTGAAGACTTATTTTGGCCGCATCCGGCCAATCCCGGATATTCAATCCCGCAACCCCAACATGCGCGGTTTTGCGGAGCGGACTGCGATCAATACTCCTTTACAAGGTACCGCGGCCGATCTCATCAAACTGGCCATGCTCAGAATCGACCAGCTTATCCGCGATCGCAGACTGAGATCGCAGATGACTCTGCAGGTCCATGATGAGTTGCTGTTTGACGTCGTGCCGGAAGAGGTTGAAGAGCTTCAGAAACTTGTGAAACACGAGATGGAGCACGTTGCCGAGTTCTCCATTCCAATCGTCGCTGAGGTGGGCGTCGGTCAAAACTGGCGCGACATGAAATAA
- a CDS encoding AI-2E family transporter gives MQEGRDDRELPPWRQITLYLLTLAILILCALILQPFFSAIVGAIVLAVVTEIPYNWLSTRILHRTTCATVALILVILAVIVPGFFLAQELGEQALKAIVSLRNPNAQNTITDYIGNHPALANRIEAFSASIDINNAARTTAAYVGSKAAMILGNSVHLITEMVVMLFLLFFLFRDRHLALAALRSIIPLREDETNELLERIDDTIYATFLGRLAIALVQGVLAGLAFWVLGVPGVILWSITLTAFAMIPAFGAFLVWGPIAIYLGLNGHWGKAALLAIWGGLIVSTIDNILYPILIGGHLRAHTAIILITILGGIAVFGPLGIILGPVIFTIASTLLDIWHARVSQIATQPDPLSSIHSL, from the coding sequence ATGCAAGAAGGCCGAGACGACCGAGAACTCCCGCCCTGGAGACAGATCACCCTCTACCTTCTCACCCTCGCCATCCTCATCCTCTGCGCCTTGATCCTCCAGCCCTTCTTCTCTGCTATCGTCGGTGCCATCGTACTAGCGGTCGTCACCGAGATCCCGTATAACTGGCTCTCCACCCGCATCCTCCACCGCACCACCTGCGCCACTGTAGCCCTCATTCTCGTAATCCTCGCCGTCATCGTTCCCGGCTTCTTCTTGGCGCAGGAACTCGGCGAGCAAGCACTCAAGGCCATCGTCTCCCTCCGCAATCCCAACGCGCAGAACACGATTACCGACTACATCGGCAACCATCCCGCCCTCGCCAATCGCATCGAAGCCTTCTCCGCCTCCATTGACATCAACAACGCCGCCCGCACCACCGCCGCCTACGTAGGCAGCAAAGCCGCAATGATCCTCGGCAACTCCGTCCATCTCATCACCGAGATGGTCGTTATGCTCTTCCTCCTATTCTTCCTCTTTCGCGACCGCCATCTGGCCCTCGCGGCGCTCCGCTCCATCATCCCGCTGCGCGAAGACGAGACCAACGAACTCCTCGAACGCATCGACGACACCATCTACGCCACCTTCCTCGGAAGGCTCGCCATCGCTCTCGTACAGGGAGTCCTCGCCGGTCTCGCCTTCTGGGTTCTCGGCGTCCCAGGTGTCATCCTCTGGTCCATTACGCTCACCGCCTTCGCCATGATCCCAGCCTTCGGTGCCTTCCTCGTATGGGGCCCCATCGCCATATATCTCGGTCTCAACGGCCATTGGGGAAAGGCCGCGCTCCTCGCCATCTGGGGCGGACTCATCGTCAGCACCATCGACAACATCCTCTACCCCATCCTCATCGGCGGCCACCTGCGCGCCCACACCGCCATCATCCTCATCACCATTCTCGGAGGCATCGCAGTTTTCGGTCCCCTCGGCATCATCCTCGGCCCCGTCATCTTCACCATCGCCTCCACCCTGCTCGACATCTGGCACGCGCGCGTCAGCCAAATCGCCACGCAACCTGATCCGCTATCGAGTATCCACTCTCTTTAG
- a CDS encoding Fpg/Nei family DNA glycosylase: protein MPELPDITAYLTALEPRILGEPLTRLRIASPFLLRTVRPTIEEIEGQTVRAVHRIGKRIAFEFDNGIWLVLHLMIAGRLHWRPLGAKLGGRNNLAAFDFPNGSLVLTEAGSKRRASLHLFTNEAAAQVIDPGGIDIFTASLEAFPTALTAENRTLKRALTDPRILSGIGNAYSDEILHAAQLSPILQTHKLTPERWKRLYNATRDTMQLWIDRLNGEAAQAFPEKVTAFRKDMAVHGRFGQPCPTCGQPIQRIRYADNETNYCAQCQTGGKVLADRSLSRLLGKDWPRTLDELEALKKR, encoded by the coding sequence ATGCCAGAGCTACCCGACATCACGGCCTACCTCACCGCACTCGAGCCACGTATCCTGGGCGAGCCCTTAACGCGCCTCCGCATAGCCAGTCCATTCCTCCTGCGGACGGTCCGACCCACCATCGAAGAGATCGAAGGCCAGACAGTTCGCGCCGTGCACCGCATCGGCAAACGCATCGCCTTCGAATTCGACAACGGTATCTGGCTAGTCCTGCACCTCATGATCGCTGGCCGCCTCCACTGGCGTCCCCTCGGCGCAAAACTCGGAGGCCGCAACAACCTCGCCGCCTTCGACTTCCCCAACGGCTCCCTCGTCCTCACCGAAGCAGGCTCCAAGCGTCGCGCCTCACTGCACCTCTTCACAAACGAAGCCGCCGCGCAGGTGATCGACCCCGGCGGAATCGACATCTTCACTGCCAGCCTCGAAGCCTTCCCCACCGCCCTTACCGCAGAGAACCGCACCCTCAAGCGAGCCCTCACCGACCCGCGCATCCTCTCCGGCATCGGCAACGCCTACTCCGACGAGATCCTCCACGCCGCCCAGCTCTCCCCCATCCTCCAAACCCATAAGCTCACCCCCGAGCGGTGGAAGCGCCTCTACAACGCAACTCGCGACACTATGCAGCTCTGGATCGACCGCCTCAACGGAGAAGCCGCACAAGCCTTTCCTGAAAAGGTCACAGCCTTCCGCAAAGATATGGCCGTACACGGACGCTTCGGCCAACCCTGCCCCACCTGCGGTCAGCCCATACAGCGCATCCGCTACGCCGACAACGAGACCAACTACTGCGCCCAGTGTCAGACAGGAGGCAAAGTCCTCGCCGACCGCAGCCTCTCCCGCCTCCTCGGCAAAGACTGGCCCCGCACCCTCGACGAACTCGAAGCCCTCAAAAAACGCTGA
- the sseA gene encoding 3-mercaptopyruvate sulfurtransferase, translated as MDPLVTPAWLAARLENPNTIILDATLPNVGVTPAIDTHARYLANHIPGAIFFDIEELSDHSTPLPHMLPTAEAFSRSMSTLGVADNATIVVYEQEGVFSAPRAWWMLRTLGAQKVYLLDGGLRAWTEANLPTESGPVLRVQSTFRANRHHEAVKDLTQLKEKITARQQILDARSAGRFNGTAPEPRPGLSSGHMPGAISVPFTELVEDGRLKPADKLQQLFAAKKIDLHQPITTTCGSGVTAAVIALGLELAGAKDVSLYDGSWAEYAQQPESFIEKTI; from the coding sequence ATGGACCCCTTAGTCACCCCAGCATGGCTGGCCGCCCGCCTCGAAAACCCCAACACCATCATCCTCGACGCCACCCTCCCTAACGTAGGCGTAACGCCAGCCATCGACACCCACGCCCGCTATCTTGCCAACCACATCCCGGGCGCCATCTTCTTCGACATCGAAGAGCTCTCCGACCACTCCACCCCGCTCCCCCACATGCTGCCCACAGCCGAAGCCTTCTCCCGCAGCATGTCCACCCTCGGTGTCGCCGATAACGCGACCATCGTCGTCTACGAACAAGAAGGCGTCTTCTCCGCCCCACGAGCCTGGTGGATGCTCCGCACCCTCGGCGCACAAAAGGTCTACCTCCTCGACGGCGGCCTCCGCGCCTGGACCGAAGCCAACCTGCCAACAGAATCTGGCCCCGTCCTCCGCGTACAATCCACCTTCCGCGCGAACCGCCACCATGAAGCCGTAAAAGACCTCACCCAACTCAAAGAAAAGATCACCGCCCGCCAACAAATCCTGGACGCCCGCTCCGCAGGCCGCTTCAACGGCACCGCACCCGAGCCACGTCCCGGTCTAAGCTCCGGCCACATGCCCGGAGCCATCAGCGTCCCCTTCACCGAACTCGTAGAAGACGGCCGCCTCAAACCCGCAGACAAACTTCAGCAACTCTTCGCCGCAAAAAAGATAGACCTGCACCAGCCCATCACCACCACCTGCGGCTCTGGAGTAACCGCTGCCGTCATCGCTCTCGGCCTCGAACTTGCCGGCGCAAAAGACGTAAGCCTCTACGACGGATCCTGGGCTGAGTACGCCCAACAGCCCGAATCCTTCATAGAAAAAACCATCTAA
- a CDS encoding DsrE family protein, with protein MVRRLFLSRFAQLAALPLALGGGSLRGQASHKTLKIMMKSAWGSDDPTKAAFPFLHGLALAEAGHEVQFFLLGEAVGLMRRTLANAVTPVGWPPVGETLDKLAAKHIPIYACGTCSRARGVTEADLNNYGAKFGNPTIFVSLVEWADRVITE; from the coding sequence ATGGTGCGTCGACTCTTCCTGTCACGATTTGCGCAATTGGCGGCTCTGCCTCTTGCTTTGGGTGGTGGTTCTCTTAGGGGACAAGCTTCGCATAAGACGCTGAAGATCATGATGAAGAGCGCGTGGGGTTCCGACGATCCCACCAAAGCGGCGTTTCCCTTTCTGCATGGGCTGGCGCTTGCGGAGGCTGGACACGAGGTGCAGTTTTTCCTGCTAGGGGAGGCAGTTGGATTGATGCGAAGGACGCTTGCCAACGCCGTTACGCCAGTCGGATGGCCGCCAGTGGGTGAGACGCTGGATAAGCTTGCTGCGAAGCATATTCCGATCTACGCTTGCGGGACGTGCTCCCGTGCAAGAGGAGTGACTGAGGCGGATCTGAATAACTATGGGGCGAAGTTTGGTAACCCAACGATCTTTGTGTCGCTGGTTGAGTGGGCGGATCGGGTGATCACGGAGTAG
- the holA gene encoding DNA polymerase III subunit delta, producing MASLKSFASVDRFIAEIASPATLRPAYVLLGDEVFLYDRCRKAVLATLAPEDTRDFCLHDLDLAETSIFEILDRAQTPSLMAPFQVLFVRNLKTLYSRGSKKEEFAAIDTYFRSPNPSALILFVADHLRIPTDLRKMDYQDKERFEKIRETLGDWCGFVELARVDENDAIKWVTTTAESRNIKFDPDAARELVDSLGADMMLIASEFEKLLLYVSAPAAQPLESVIPTEARSAQWRAPRISSEGHPISQEATQITKNRVTLGDVETMVLAAKQRSLYELTDAISAKDRPRALLLLHGLLNASDGGEDAAIGHLYMLARTFRQMLIISEKNVRDPRAIWQVLWQGFRMPPFAAEDLIKQARRYKSRRELTRAIRLVARADLELRSSPANKLLVLERLILDLSTEPKPTPYDPTHQFAMEL from the coding sequence ATGGCCTCTCTCAAGTCCTTCGCCTCCGTCGACCGATTCATCGCAGAGATCGCCTCCCCAGCTACCCTCCGTCCCGCCTACGTCCTCCTCGGCGACGAGGTCTTCCTCTACGACCGCTGCCGCAAAGCCGTCCTCGCCACCCTCGCCCCCGAAGACACCCGCGACTTCTGCCTCCACGATCTCGACCTCGCCGAAACCAGCATCTTCGAAATTCTCGACCGCGCCCAGACCCCCTCCCTCATGGCGCCCTTCCAGGTCCTCTTCGTCCGCAACCTCAAAACCCTCTACAGCCGCGGCAGCAAAAAAGAAGAGTTCGCCGCCATCGACACCTATTTCCGCTCGCCCAACCCCTCAGCCCTCATCCTCTTCGTAGCCGACCACCTCCGCATTCCCACCGACCTCCGCAAGATGGACTACCAGGACAAGGAGCGCTTCGAGAAGATCCGCGAGACCCTCGGCGACTGGTGCGGCTTCGTAGAACTAGCCCGCGTAGACGAAAACGACGCCATCAAGTGGGTCACCACCACCGCCGAATCCCGCAACATAAAGTTCGACCCCGACGCCGCCCGCGAGCTAGTCGACTCCCTCGGCGCCGACATGATGCTCATCGCCAGCGAGTTCGAAAAGCTCCTCCTCTACGTCTCCGCCCCCGCCGCCCAGCCACTGGAAAGCGTCATCCCGACCGAAGCGCGCAGCGCGCAGTGGAGGGCCCCCCGCATCTCGTCCGAAGGGCACCCCATCTCCCAGGAAGCGACGCAGATCACCAAAAACCGCGTCACCCTCGGCGACGTCGAAACCATGGTCCTCGCCGCCAAGCAGCGCTCCCTCTACGAGCTCACCGACGCCATCTCCGCCAAGGACCGCCCCCGCGCCCTCCTCCTCCTCCACGGCCTCCTCAACGCCTCCGACGGTGGCGAAGACGCCGCCATCGGCCACCTCTATATGCTCGCCCGCACCTTCCGCCAGATGCTCATCATCTCCGAAAAAAACGTCCGCGACCCCCGCGCCATCTGGCAAGTCTTATGGCAGGGCTTTCGCATGCCCCCCTTCGCCGCCGAAGACCTCATCAAGCAAGCCCGCCGCTACAAATCCCGCCGCGAACTCACCCGCGCCATCCGCCTCGTCGCCCGCGCCGACCTCGAACTCCGCAGCTCCCCCGCCAACAAACTCCTCGTCCTCGAGCGCCTCATCCTTGACCTCTCCACCGAACCCAAACCCACTCCCTACGACCCCACCCACCAATTCGCCATGGAACTCTAG
- the lptE gene encoding LPS assembly lipoprotein LptE codes for MRLLTPILLLTLTGCGYHQAGSATNIPASVRTLSVPVFTTNAQAFHTEMAFTQATIRELNTRTKYHILTSDSDSADATLHGTILTQTVAPLTYDGATGQSSSYLITITAKVLLTAHDGHTLYRNDAFVYREQYQSTQDLSGFIQEDNHAVNRVAKDFAQAVVSDMLESF; via the coding sequence ATGCGCCTCCTCACCCCGATCCTCCTCCTCACGCTCACCGGCTGCGGCTACCACCAGGCCGGATCCGCGACCAACATCCCCGCCAGCGTCCGCACCCTCTCCGTCCCCGTCTTCACCACCAACGCCCAGGCCTTCCACACCGAGATGGCCTTCACCCAGGCCACCATCCGCGAGCTCAACACCCGCACCAAATACCACATCCTCACCTCCGACTCAGACTCCGCCGACGCCACCCTCCACGGCACCATCCTCACCCAGACCGTCGCCCCCCTCACCTACGACGGCGCCACCGGCCAATCCTCCAGCTACCTCATCACCATCACCGCCAAAGTCCTCCTCACCGCCCACGACGGCCACACCCTATACCGCAACGACGCCTTCGTCTACCGCGAGCAGTACCAATCCACCCAGGACCTCTCTGGCTTCATCCAGGAAGATAACCACGCCGTCAACCGTGTCGCAAAAGACTTCGCCCAGGCCGTAGTAAGCGATATGCTGGAGTCGTTCTAA
- a CDS encoding DUF4260 domain-containing protein, producing MLTRPSILRRIEEAFLLAAVLFLYQHLHYSWLLFALLFLAPDLFMLGYLLNPRIGATTYNLVHTLWLPIALLFAGYLLHWPSAPAIALIWIAHIALDRLLGFGLKYPTFFKDTHLQHIP from the coding sequence ATGCTGACCCGCCCATCCATCCTTCGCCGCATCGAAGAAGCCTTCCTTCTAGCCGCCGTCCTCTTTCTCTACCAGCACCTGCACTACAGCTGGCTCCTCTTCGCCCTCCTCTTCCTCGCTCCCGATCTCTTCATGCTCGGCTACCTCCTCAACCCCCGCATAGGCGCAACAACCTACAACCTCGTCCACACCCTCTGGCTCCCCATTGCCCTTCTCTTCGCAGGCTATCTCCTGCACTGGCCCTCGGCCCCTGCTATAGCCCTCATCTGGATCGCCCACATCGCCCTCGACCGCCTTCTCGGCTTCGGCCTCAAATATCCCACCTTCTTCAAAGACACCCACCTCCAGCACATCCCCTGA
- the ftsH gene encoding ATP-dependent zinc metalloprotease FtsH — translation MNSTVKQILIWVFMITCLVFLWQVVVKTTGGTQEKNISLTQLLNDADQGKIQDVVVNGAEVTGHYRDDKNQFHTTIPGNYPDMYKTLRDHGVNITIKDQSPNQWLSLLISIAPFALLLGLWFFLLRQMQSGGNKAMSFGKSRARLLSMQQKKITFKDVAGVDEAKEELKEIIEFLREAQKFQRLGGRIPKGVLLVGPPGTGKTLLARAVAGEANVPFFSISGSDFVEMFVGVGASRVRDLFEQGKKNAPCIIFIDEIDAVGRHRGAGLGGGHDEREQTLNQLLVEMDGFESNDGVILVAATNRPDVLDPALLRPGRFDRRVIVDRPDIRGREEVLKVHSKKVPMAEDVNLNILARGTPGFSGADLANMVNEAALTAARYNRKSVHMYDFEVAKDKVMMGAERKSMLLTDEEKRVTAYHEAGHTLVSALREHSDPLHKVTIIPRGMALGVTVYLPEEDQHTVTKDYLETRMATLMGGRCAEEIFLKQMTTGAGNDIERATELARKMVCEFGMSKMGPMTFGKKEEQIFLGREIAQHRDFSDDTAKQIDAEVRFFVDAGYKSAYTILESNQDIMHRMAAALLERETLDAVEIKLIIEGKELPAAKSALSGVDPGNGGETQKILKPEGGRKPGFGEGQPSPA, via the coding sequence TTGAACTCGACCGTCAAACAAATTCTGATCTGGGTCTTCATGATCACCTGCTTGGTCTTCCTCTGGCAGGTCGTCGTAAAAACGACTGGCGGAACTCAGGAGAAGAACATCAGCCTGACCCAGTTGCTCAACGACGCCGACCAAGGCAAGATCCAGGACGTCGTAGTCAACGGCGCTGAAGTCACCGGCCACTACCGCGACGACAAGAATCAGTTCCACACCACCATCCCGGGCAACTACCCCGACATGTACAAGACGCTCCGCGATCACGGCGTCAACATCACCATCAAGGACCAGAGCCCCAACCAGTGGCTCAGCCTGTTGATCTCGATCGCGCCGTTCGCCCTGCTCCTCGGCCTCTGGTTCTTCCTCCTCCGCCAGATGCAGTCCGGCGGAAACAAGGCCATGAGCTTCGGCAAGTCACGCGCCCGTCTGCTTTCCATGCAGCAGAAGAAGATCACCTTCAAGGATGTCGCCGGTGTTGACGAAGCAAAGGAAGAGCTCAAAGAGATCATCGAGTTCCTCCGCGAAGCGCAGAAGTTCCAGCGCCTCGGTGGCCGCATCCCCAAGGGCGTACTCCTCGTCGGACCTCCCGGCACAGGCAAAACCCTCTTGGCGCGCGCAGTAGCCGGCGAAGCCAACGTTCCCTTCTTCTCCATCTCCGGTTCGGACTTCGTTGAGATGTTCGTAGGCGTCGGCGCAAGCCGCGTCCGCGACCTCTTCGAGCAGGGCAAGAAGAACGCCCCCTGCATCATCTTCATCGACGAGATCGACGCAGTCGGCCGTCACCGCGGCGCAGGCCTTGGCGGCGGACACGATGAGCGCGAGCAGACCCTCAACCAGCTGCTCGTCGAGATGGACGGCTTCGAGTCCAACGACGGTGTCATCCTCGTCGCAGCGACCAACCGCCCCGACGTTCTCGATCCCGCTCTCCTCCGCCCCGGCCGCTTCGATCGTCGCGTCATCGTCGATCGTCCCGACATCCGTGGCCGCGAAGAGGTCCTCAAGGTTCACTCCAAGAAGGTCCCCATGGCCGAAGATGTGAACCTCAACATCCTCGCTCGTGGAACCCCGGGCTTCTCCGGCGCCGACCTGGCCAACATGGTCAACGAGGCCGCCCTCACCGCCGCCCGCTACAACAGAAAGTCAGTCCACATGTATGACTTCGAAGTAGCCAAGGACAAGGTCATGATGGGTGCCGAGCGCAAATCAATGCTCCTCACCGACGAAGAGAAGCGCGTCACCGCCTATCACGAGGCAGGTCACACCCTCGTCTCCGCGCTGCGCGAGCACTCTGACCCGCTCCACAAGGTCACCATCATCCCCCGCGGCATGGCACTCGGCGTCACCGTCTACCTCCCCGAGGAAGACCAGCACACCGTCACCAAGGACTATCTCGAAACCCGCATGGCCACCCTCATGGGCGGACGCTGCGCCGAAGAGATCTTCCTCAAGCAGATGACCACCGGCGCAGGCAACGACATCGAACGCGCCACAGAACTGGCCCGCAAGATGGTCTGCGAATTCGGTATGTCCAAGATGGGTCCCATGACCTTCGGCAAGAAGGAAGAGCAGATCTTCCTCGGCCGCGAGATCGCTCAGCACCGCGACTTCTCTGACGACACCGCCAAGCAGATCGACGCCGAAGTCCGCTTCTTCGTCGATGCCGGTTACAAGTCTGCCTACACCATCCTCGAGTCCAACCAGGACATCATGCACCGCATGGCAGCCGCCCTGTTGGAGCGCGAGACCCTGGATGCCGTCGAGATCAAGCTGATCATCGAAGGCAAGGAGCTTCCCGCCGCTAAGTCCGCGCTCTCCGGCGTAGACCCAGGCAACGGCGGCGAGACCCAGAAGATCCTCAAACCAGAAGGCGGACGCAAGCCCGGCTTCGGCGAAGGCCAACCTTCCCCCGCGTAA